From Zingiber officinale cultivar Zhangliang chromosome 5B, Zo_v1.1, whole genome shotgun sequence, the proteins below share one genomic window:
- the LOC121987007 gene encoding uncharacterized protein LOC121987007, whose protein sequence is MNIVGSFPMAIGQRRILLVVVDYFSKWVEVKPLARISEQMSNGQAEVTNREILRGLQTRLNHVRGSWVDELSSVLWVLHTTPKEATDVTLFQLVYKREVAVPVKIGVESDWVQLYDKRNGEQRLMELDLVDEVQDKVVVWLMAYR, encoded by the exons atgaacaTCGTGGGGTCATTCCCCATGGCAATTGGTCAGCGGAGGATTCTGCTCGTCGttgtggactacttctcaaaatgggtggaggtcaaGCCGCTAGCAAGAATAAGTGAGCAGATG AGCAACGGCCAGGCGGAGGTCACAAACCGAGAGATCCTCAGAGGCTTACAAACTCGGCTCAACCACGTAAGAGGTAGCTGGGTTGACGAGCTTTCAAGTGTCTTGTGGGTACTTCAcacgactccaaaggaggcgACCGACGTAACCCTATTCCAGCTGGTGTACAAAAGGGAAGTGGCGGTTCCTGTAAAGATTGGAGTAGAATCCGACTGGGTGCAACTCTACGACAAGAGAAATGGCGAGCAAAGgttaatggagctcgacttggtggatgaagtgcAGGATAAAGTGGTTGTTTGGCTAATGGCTTATCGATAG